The Rhodospirillales bacterium genome includes a region encoding these proteins:
- the otsB gene encoding trehalose-phosphatase has protein sequence MPDLPPLPDFGARLWALFLDVDGTLLELAEHPDKVVVPKGLIPLLQRLRKSFGGACALITGRSLAALEALLGHTGLDAAGCHGAELRMAGAVKVLATADASLPRIAERLARLVDAIAPAMVEVKSHSLALHYRLPALDARRARRIAARALGGDKGRFRLIDGKNVVEILPSDAGKGAVIAWFLNRPPYAGRIPIFVGDDVTDEEGFREVNRRGGISVRVGADGKSAARHRVADIVEAATWLERLAGAATRRGRRGKMK, from the coding sequence ATGCCTGATCTTCCTCCCTTGCCCGATTTCGGCGCGCGATTGTGGGCCTTGTTTCTCGACGTCGACGGCACGCTTTTGGAGCTGGCCGAACATCCCGACAAGGTCGTGGTGCCCAAAGGGCTGATTCCCCTGCTCCAACGGCTCAGAAAATCTTTTGGCGGCGCCTGTGCCCTGATTACCGGGCGGAGCTTGGCGGCACTCGAAGCCCTGCTCGGGCACACCGGCCTCGATGCCGCCGGCTGCCATGGCGCCGAGCTGCGCATGGCCGGGGCGGTTAAAGTGCTCGCGACTGCGGATGCGTCGCTCCCCCGGATCGCCGAACGTCTCGCCCGCCTCGTCGACGCGATCGCGCCCGCCATGGTCGAGGTGAAGTCGCATTCGCTCGCGCTTCACTATCGCTTACCGGCGCTCGACGCCCGCCGCGCCCGCCGCATCGCCGCGCGGGCGCTGGGCGGCGACAAGGGTCGATTTCGCTTGATCGACGGCAAGAACGTGGTCGAGATTCTACCATCCGACGCCGGCAAGGGAGCCGTCATTGCCTGGTTTCTCAATCGCCCTCCTTATGCCGGGCGTATTCCGATTTTCGTCGGCGACGACGTGACCGATGAGGAGGGATTTCGCGAAGTCAACCGGCGGGGCGGAATTTCCGTTCGCGTCGGGGCCGACGGCAAATCCGCCGCCCGCCATCGCGTGGCGGACATCGTTGAGGCGGCGACATGGCTGGAACGATTGGCCGGAGCGGCGACAAGACGTGGACGACGCGGGAAAATGAAATGA